Within the Desulfovibrio sp. genome, the region GCATGACTTCCATATCAGATTTGCCCTTGGGGTCGAAATCCGCGCCACCTTTGGCGCCGCCGATGGCAAGGCCAGTGAGGGAGTTTTTGAAAATCTGCTCAAACCCCAGAAATTTCAGTATTCCCTGATTCACGCTGGGGTGAAAACGCAGGCCGCCCTTGTAGGGGCCAATGGCAGAATTGTATTGGATGCGGAAACCTTTATTGACCTGAACCTGGCCGTTGTCATCGACCCACTGCACACGAAAAGAAACGGTGCGTTCTGGCTCAACAAGGCGCTCAAGGATTTTAAAGCGCTCGTATTGAGGATTTTTGTCCAATACGGGCTGCAAACTGTGCAGCACTTCTTGTACAGCTTGAAGGAATACGGGCTCGTAGGCATATCTGTCCTGAAGATTGCTTATTACGCGCTGCACGTAGGACATCATCGTTCTCCTTGTGGGGGATGGGTCAGGATTACGCTATAAAAAACCACTCTGATTTTTTGGCGGGAAAAATTGTTACGCTAACTTAACTACGTCTGACAAGGCTTTTGGCATCCAAAATTGCGTAAATATAAAAAACACGTCAGCGGCGTCACGATTTTGGAGGATAAACCCGCAACATAAAATCGAGACGCCGCTGAAGCGCTCTGTGCGTGAGCCATCAATCAATTGTCTGGCGTGGGGCCTCCAGAGCCGAGTGCAAAATTTCATCCAGAGTTGGATGCGCGAACATGAAGGAGTGCAGGCGTTCCTCGCAATACTGGCCGATCAGCAATAGCTGGGCCACGGTCACAAGGTGGGAAACACCGTGTCCCAAAGCGGCGATTCCCGCAATTGAGCCATTGCGCCATATGACTTTTACAAATCCGCAGGCATCTCCGCCTGCCTGGGCGATGGCATTGGACATCAACTGAGCGCGAGACACCATAACTTCGCCGCCTTCCGCCAGGGCCTGACGTTCCGTCATGCCCACCCGCATGATTTCAAGGCTGCCGTAAACGCATGACGGCACAGGGCCGGATGCGTAGGGATCGGGGTCTTTCTCAAGAATGTGCCGCGCAACGTAGTCGCCCTGATGTTCGGCGGCATGGGCCAGCAGGGTCTGCCCGTTCACGTCGCCGATGGCATATACGGCGGGAGCGGCCATGAGATATTCGTTAACGCTCACAAAACCGCGCGGATTTAATGTGCATCCGGCTTTTTCAGCGCAAAGACTGTCTGTATTGGGCGTACGGCCCACAGCCACAAGGGCTTTTTCAGCCCGCAGCTCGCTGCCGTCTTCAAGGGTGAGCACAGCTTGACCGTCACGGGTGAGCAACGAGGACGCCTTGATCCCGCAAATGCAGGTAATGCCCGTTTTACCGAGAAGCTTTTGCATCTCGACGCCTATATCAGTATCTTCAGTGGGGGCAATGTGTGAAGCGGCTTCCACTATTGTCACCTTGCAACCCATGGCGTTGAAAAAATCGGCCATTTCAAGGCCAATGGCTCCTGCGCCAACGACAATAAGGCTTTCGGGCACCGCAGGTATGGCAAGCATGTCCGTACTGTCCAGCACGGATTCATGATCGGGGCTAAGCCCGGGAAAAGCCGCAGAGCGCGAACCCGTGGCCAGAATGATATGGCGGGCCTCAAGGGTGGCGCTGACAGCGCCGTCTGCGTCAAGAATTTCCACAAGGTGTGGGCCTGCGCAGCGGCCACGTCCATTGAACAAAACAGCTCCAGCCTGCTCAAGCCCCTTGGCCAAAGTCTGAGCGGAGCCTCGCGTAAACCGCTGGATGCGCTTTTGCAATGCGTCGTAATCTATATCAATGGCGCCTTTGGCCACACGCTGGCGCTCGAGGCCGCGCAGCAGCCCTTTGGGGGCGGTAGCGCCCAGCAGCATCTTTGTGGGTATGCACCCGCAGTTCAGGCACACGCCGCCCCAATGGGCGCTTTCAACAATGGCGACGCTTGCGCCGCCATTGGTCAGAACGCGGGCGGCTTTTACTCCGCCAGGGCCGCCGCCAATAATGACTACATCAAATTTGTTCATATTTTTCTCCGCCATGCTTTCTGTTGTCCAGGATTACAATGAATCTGACCCTCAACCATGTGCAGCCGAAAAAATCTATACCATCTGCGGGGTAAAGGTCCAATGCAAAGATGCCGAAGTATGGCCAGCAGGCTAAAACAAATACCGGGTTTCAACGGCGAAAGCCTTTTTTGCATCTGGACGCGACAACCAGTACAATATAGTTTACAAAAAAAGCCGACATTTTAGTGTAACCCCACCGTAACATCCCTACATGAAAAATAACCGTCGACTGCGTAATTCTCTGATAATAGCCCTGTCTGTGACAGTGGTATTTCTGCTGGCGGCCTTTGCCTGGCGGCACTTTACCCCTGCTTCCGCCAATGCAGGCGCACGCACGGGCACGACGTTTGTTGCCGGTGGTCTTGTTGGCGACGATTACGCCCCAGACCGTCCCATAACGACGACGTTTGACAGGGTCGACCAGCTGGAGCCCGCTCCGCAGAATACGCCTGGCAGACAGGTTCCGCCGCGTCCTTCTGTCCGACGGGCTGACCAGACAGATATTGAAAGCCCCACGCCGCCGCTTGAAGAGGATGCCGCAGGGGATGACGCGCTTGCCGCCACGCAGGATGAAAGCAATGCTTCCCTCCCAGATGTGGGCGCGGATGCGGATAAAACTGCCCCTGGGGATGCCGCATCAGGTGCGCAAGCCCCGTCAGACGTTAGGGACGAGACGACCGCACCCGCCTCGGATGCGGCGTCAAAATCGCCTGCCAAACCTGCAGACATAAAGTCCGGCACGTCCGGGGCCAAGGTTCAGCTTTTTGGGACTGTGGAGTTCAAACGTCCGCTGTCTTCCTTGCCAAACTGGCTTGATCTGCTCAAGCGCAATGCAAAAGACCCCATCTTTATTCCAGGCAAATATTTTAAAAAAAATGTCACCTGGGATGGTTTTAAGGAAAAAGTGCAGGGCAAGAGCCCCATGGATCTTCTGCGTCATGTCAACTCATTCTGGAATACCTGGCCCTACAAGGAAGATATCGTTAACTGGGGTGTTGAGGATTACTGGGCCATACCGGCTGAGTTTCTGAAAAAATCTGGCGATTGTGAAGATTACGCAATAGTCAAGTATTTTATGCTTAAAGAGCTTGGCATATCACGCGAGAACATGCGCATCGTGGTCGTTCGCGATACCGTGCGAAACATGGCACACGCCGTTCTGGCTGTATACATGGACGGCGACGCCTATATACTTGATAATCTCAGTAATGCC harbors:
- a CDS encoding NAD(P)/FAD-dependent oxidoreductase, with translation MNKFDVVIIGGGPGGVKAARVLTNGGASVAIVESAHWGGVCLNCGCIPTKMLLGATAPKGLLRGLERQRVAKGAIDIDYDALQKRIQRFTRGSAQTLAKGLEQAGAVLFNGRGRCAGPHLVEILDADGAVSATLEARHIILATGSRSAAFPGLSPDHESVLDSTDMLAIPAVPESLIVVGAGAIGLEMADFFNAMGCKVTIVEAASHIAPTEDTDIGVEMQKLLGKTGITCICGIKASSLLTRDGQAVLTLEDGSELRAEKALVAVGRTPNTDSLCAEKAGCTLNPRGFVSVNEYLMAAPAVYAIGDVNGQTLLAHAAEHQGDYVARHILEKDPDPYASGPVPSCVYGSLEIMRVGMTERQALAEGGEVMVSRAQLMSNAIAQAGGDACGFVKVIWRNGSIAGIAALGHGVSHLVTVAQLLLIGQYCEERLHSFMFAHPTLDEILHSALEAPRQTID
- a CDS encoding transglutaminase-like cysteine peptidase, producing the protein MKNNRRLRNSLIIALSVTVVFLLAAFAWRHFTPASANAGARTGTTFVAGGLVGDDYAPDRPITTTFDRVDQLEPAPQNTPGRQVPPRPSVRRADQTDIESPTPPLEEDAAGDDALAATQDESNASLPDVGADADKTAPGDAASGAQAPSDVRDETTAPASDAASKSPAKPADIKSGTSGAKVQLFGTVEFKRPLSSLPNWLDLLKRNAKDPIFIPGKYFKKNVTWDGFKEKVQGKSPMDLLRHVNSFWNTWPYKEDIVNWGVEDYWAIPAEFLKKSGDCEDYAIVKYFMLKELGISRENMRIVVVRDTVRNMAHAVLAVYMDGDAYILDNLSNAVLSHSRIRQYSPQYSVNEVGRWAHLKGRKVK